CTGCCGAAGGTTTTGATTGATAATGGATCCGCgcttaatatctgtccttggagcACCTTAGAAAAGCTGGGATTGCAAGACAtcaagctgaggccttcagggaccatcgttcgaggttttgatggagcacaaagagagccaataggagaagtggatttagtagttgaaatgggacccgcccagtttcaaataacctgccaagtcatgcactttcctagtgtttacaacgttttgcttggcaggccatggattcacaagtctggggcggtgccttcttcattacatcagttgttgaaatttgtagtaaatgacaagctgataactatatttgccgaagaggattgccttgtaatcatcgattccgagtccaaagaagagggtagccgaagctccacagtgacccctcatagcacaTCTGATATTGTCTCCGTTAGTTGGATAACAAAGGAGGAGCAAGCTCTATCAagggccagtgtcatgatggctaaggagatgatccgtggaggctatgaatttgacaaagggctgggacgaGATCTGCAGGGGATTTTAAAGCCAGTGGAGATTGTGgagaaaaatgattcgtttggtttgggtttccgaccaacTGCTAAGGATATCAGAGAAATGAAGGAGCGCAAGAAAgcggagaaagaaggaaggcaaagggctcttgacattccacccctgcattatactttcccacgaccagccgaggtgatcatgtcagaaatcaacccagttgacgaaattgaagctagtttggcccaattgttcgttggggcaacatttgaagacAGTGTTCCAGGCGAAGCTGAATTTCCTGACATCCCCGAAGGATCAATtcccaattggacagccgagttcctgcccgttcggaaggagtttcggtaaactgaaaggggttttatcattcatgtgaattcatgaaaagttgcatctgtaaatagccaatgaaaacaattttccttttaacTAACGTTTGTgcatgtaaatattgttaagttttcgtttcaatttgctttcaatcaaaggtctTTATGAAAATGTACAAGTTATTCTTGTcatgttgttttgtttattcattTGTTTATATCTTCGTTGTATTGCCTGaccatttgtttgttgtatgcttatttgcttattatcccacattcgttaattctttcagatggccaaaaataaaattatttgaccctttggatatcacaattctggaattcaataacgacaatctctatatcactcatgacttggaggtctgtgaatccgaactccaaagcgagagtgataatgaggaggtattcgattcttttgcaaaggaccttgaacaatatgaggaaaaaccaaaaccgaacctggaagaaacagaaaaggttaacattggcactgaggatgaagttaaggaggtgcaaattagtattcatttgaatgagaggcagaaaaaggagatgcttgaatttttgactaTGTTCCAAGATGTCTTTgcatggtcctatgatgatatgactggcatTTCAACTGACGTGGTGGTGCACAGGTTACCCacagacccttcttttccacccgtaaagcaaaaacccagaaaattcaaaccagatataagcctcaaaataaaagaacaaattgaaaaacaactccaaaccaacattatcattgtttcccattaccctaTTTGGCTTTCAAACCCAGttcctgttccaaaaaagagtggagaggtgagagtttgtgttgactatagagaccttaataaagccagtcctaaagatgatttccctctaccaaatattcacattctcttagacaatactgccggacatgagattgaatccttttgtgattgttttgctggctaccaccaaattttgatggcagaagaggatagggagaaaactgctttcattaccccttggggtaccttttgctaccgagtcatgcctttcggtttaaagaatgctggagcaacatatcagaggaccatgacaaccctgtttcatgatatgatccatcgggagatggaggtctacgtggatgatattataatcaagtctaaaaggGCAGAGGACCACTTGGTTGATCTGAAGAAATTATTCGAGAGGTTAcggaagtacaatttgaagctaaatcctgcaaaatgcgcctttggagcacctgcgggtaagctgttgggattcattgttagcaagaagggcatagaaatagatccggcgaaaatcaaagcaattcgagatatgccagtgccgaaaactcagaaggacgtgaaaagcttcttaggGAAGATCAATTTTATTGGGAGGTTCATCGGCCAACTAACTGCCACAtgcgagccgttgttcaaattattgagaaagaatgtgccgttgtattggaatgaggagtgtcaacaggctttcgacaagattaaagattatttgttgcATCCACCAGTCTTAGTGCCGCCCAAACCGGGCCGACCTTTGATTATGTATTTATCTGTACTCGATGGagcagtagggtgtgttctAGGTCAGCACGATGAATCCGGAAGGAAAGAacaagccatttactatctaagcaaaaagttcacgcagtacgaggctaattattcattcattgagaaaagctgctgtgcattggcctgggcagcCCAGAAGTTGAGACACTATCTGTTGAGTCATACCACGTATCTTATTTCCCGGTCTGATCCTTTGAAATAtcttttggagaagccgatgctGACCGGACGCCTGGCCAAATGGCAGATAATTCTATCAGAGTTCGAcattgttttcacttcacaaaaggcggtcaaggggcaagttatagctgatcatttggcggaaaatccaagggatgatgattatcaaccaCTCCGTACTTATTTCCCTGACGAGAGGGTCCTATTTGTAAGCGCTGCAGATGATATAAGTGAACAAAgtcctgaatggaggcttttcttcgatggagcttcgaattccctcggagttggaattggagctgttttggtgtcacccgaagggaagcactaccctgccgctgccaaattgcaattcGCTTGCACGAAtaacatggctgaatatgaagcctgcatttttggtctcaaaatggctttggaaatggaaatcaaGGAGTTGATAGCTTTTagtgattcagatttgctcgtgaaccaaactttgaagcaatggataaccaaagattcaaaaattctaccctaccattgtagtctgctcactctggccaaacaatttcaaaatttggaattcagacatctccctcgagcccgaaacgcatttgctgatgctttggccaccttGGCTTCCATGATCCAGTATCCAGATGAATTAAAGATCGAACCAATCCAAGTTCAACTTCAAGACAAGCCTGCCCACTGCTGGGTTGCAAATGAGTCTTTTGACAATGTTCCTTGGTATAGTGATCTTAAGGAGTTTCTTAAAACTGGGTCTTACCCTCTGCATGCTGgtacaaaagacaagaattttctgcgtagaatggcttccAAATTCTTCTTAAATGGAGAAGTGTTATACAAAAGAACCTcggatttgaaccttttaaggtgcattgatgagGATGAggctcaatatatgatgaaagaagtgcatagtggcgtttgtggacctcacatgaatggccatttgctagcaaagaaaatcatgagaaccggatacttctggcttactatggagcatgattgtatagactttgtccggagatgtataaaatgccaaatgcacggtgacattaTACGCGCTCCACCCACTGAGTTGCATAGCATGACCGCCCCGTGGCcttgttcaatgtggggtatggacgtgattggtacaatcgatcctcccgcttcaaatggacatcgatttatattggtggcgatCGAGTACTTTACCAAGTGGGTTGAAGCagagtcattcaaacatgtcacgaagaaggtagtggccaatttcctgagagatcacatcatctgtcgctttggagtacccgaaacgcttatcacggacaatgccaagaatctgaacaatgacatggtagatggactatgtgagcagttcaaaatcaaacaccgcaattctgccatttataggcctcagatgaacGGAGCTGTGGAAGCCGCAaataagaatttgaagaagattatccgcaaaatgacagaaaagcatcgcgattggcatgaaaagttgccttatgcacTCATGGCGTACCGGACTTCTATTCGGACATCAACTGGGGCAACACCTTATTCACtaatgtatggaatggaagctgtattaccagcCGAAGTTGAAATTCCTTCGTTGCGAATCCTTATGGAGGCTAAATTGGAGGAGGCTgactggataaagcagcgccatgagcaattgacGTTGATCGATGAAAGGCGATTCAACGCTATCTGTCATGGTCAGTGTTATCAAAAGCGTGTGGCCCGGGCTTACAACAAAAAGGTCCATCGGcgggcatttgaagaaggtgacaaagtgctaaagcgaaTTTTGTcgatgcaagatgaagctaaaggcaaatttgctccaaactggcaagggccgttcatcgtccaaaaggtattacctggcggagcccTTATTTtagcagaaatggatggacgagcattccctcaacccatcaactcagatatgtgcaaaaagtttttcatttgataatgcaaattttcttcagaaattcatgcaaatggcgaaatgcaagtcaggccatcttcttttacactaaaaacattttatctctacttgtcccctttgagccatcagaattgacaaatttcgcttgataacccctgagaattgcaaaccccacactggggcaaaattttaatttttgaaagagagatgagcaaaagaaagggaaaagaaccccacactggggcaaatttagttttcaaagaaaaatgcaaaagcgaggaaaatgcaatgaagaaaatgcaaagagtgaaaatccgatcaaactggggtaaattttccccggtttcgttcaaaatcggAAATGATTTCAGAATTGGGCAATCTCAGTTTATTTTACCCCTGGCATcgattttgctttcaagccttaacctttctggaaaaacaccccacctgacctcattacaaagcccaaagtcctggcttccgtcatttgttgcatttctattagcaaaatttgataatcaactggcaagtgatgtccgtAATGCCTTCTCCTAATctacaagggaagtgcattttactgatgcctgGAACCTTTAACTCATATTTCTGAGTCAATCATGGTCGAGATGTGTCTTtattctttaggtgaaaacccgaaagggcgcctcgtaaaaaaaaaaaaaacaaaaaaaaaaacaaaaaaaaaaaaaaaacaaaaaaaaaaaaagcaaaacaaaaagggtgggggcaaccttggtgaaaacccgaaagggcgccaaggtaggttttctcaacagacaagctcaagaaggaacagctggtgacctggtgcatttagggttttcctcatatttgtgatacttctgccaatatcgGGTTCCAAAGAGAAAATATTcaaagtcttgaatatgataGTCATCGGCTAAATTTGTATtattctttacaaatattcttttgcaaaatgtatctttataaacctcttggttgttctcaattatttgtgtatgaatgcttatgattgtatacattcttttgcatgctcatttTTGCTtaacataggaaatcatcttgcatatacGTTGATTTTATATGActaattttcatgcatcattcttgCACCATCgaattcaaatgaatgataaaccctgaggtttgtgcaaagataggggattcaatcatcagttacagggagtaacatacaacaaagctaccacctggattgggtgacgtggtaaatccgtattttatcagtctcagaaattgaaaggtttCAAGTTCGACTAAGGCAGACGCCGCCGAGCCGAAATAAAAGCATCACAAGacttatgtttacacgattctctcaaggcaaaccggatcaaacaatggtggcaagtccattatttcttcttttcttgcaggaatgTTGCATTCACAAACAAAAGCAGTCACTCTCTTTTTGGCACCTAAACCGATGTCAGACAAAGCTTCCCAGTAAACAAGGATAGATGTTATTTGCAAGACTCGATCATAAGAAACAGCATCAGCTATCGTTTCAGTCacagaaatccaaatttccctcttggtacaaaagttgaactattctcaggtaaaaaaaaaaaaaaaaaaaaaaaaaaaaaaaaaaaactcaattcattgtttaaacttccccagtgaagtcccgttttaaattcctgttcgggtcagtcccgttttaaattccttgtttcagtcccgttttaatttctctgttcgggtcagtcccgtcccgtttttaaattcctgttcgggccagtcccgttttaaatccttgttcgggtcagtcccgttttaaattcctgttcgggccagtcccgttttaaattcctgttcgggccagtcccgttttaaattcctgttcggccagtcccgttttaaattcctgttcgggtcagtcccgttttaaattcctgttcgggcccagtcccgttttaaattcctgttcgggccagtcccgttttaaattcttgttcgggtcagtcccgttttaaattcctgttcggccagtcccgttttaaatttctgttcgtcccgttttaaattcctgtttcagtcccgttttaaatgttccagtcccgttttaaattcctgttcgggccagtcccgttttaaattcctgttccagtcccgttttaaatttccagtccgttttaaattcctggccagtcccgttttaaattcctgttcgggccagtcccgttttaaattcctgttcgggccagtcccgttttaaatgttcgggccagtcccgttttaaattccttgctcgggtcagtcccgttttaaattcctgttcgggtcagtcccgttttaaattcctgttcgggtcagtcccgttttaaattcctgttcgggtcagtcccgtttttaaaaaTTCCTGTCCGCTCGAATCATTTTGCAGCCGAAtaccacaggtaagtatttggtgtctacttctttgtctcaagttttttcaaaactcaaacaaagaggggcaaactgtagacaccaaatttttaaataatttgtatgttgcatctaattcatgattttgttttagattgtctgcattttagttgttacctttttatttgtcttttatttgctaattatttgtcatattaattttgttcacgttttagttttagttttagttttaagttttaacgtaaaatttgtgaaaaaaaaagagaaaagaggaaaatgatgaaaaatgatgaaaaatgaaagaaaagatcgaaaatggtaattttgttatttttagtttgtttattttgatgtgtttgtaattaaaattgttgtttttattattatttagttttactattatttttgttaaattattaagttgagaaaagaaaaaaagaaaaaatcaatccTATTTCTGCCGGTTCCAATTACACTTCACATTCCAGCACTTTCCAGCTCTAAGCCGACTCACATCCACTAATGCACACTACTATATCACTCCCAACTCACTACAGCAGTTAAGACAGCACTTCTGTTTCCCTTGTCTGCCACAATCCGAGAGTGAGAAAGAGTGAGAGCCGAACTCTTTGCTTCGTTCTTTTCTGTTCGtgagctgaaaaaaaaaaaaaaaagaaacctgcTGCTTTGTATCCTTGTacccgtgagctggtgaagggtCTGAAAACCAGGCCTCCTCCATCCTAGTCGCAAGTTGGAGCAAGGGAGAGGAGGAGCTGGCAGGCGGCATTTCTGGAtagccgagaggaagaaaagatTGCAGCTGCTAGTCGTGGGTTTTAGGCTTCAAGCTAAGGTAAATTCTGGACTTAGATGAATTGTTTATAGGTTGATGCAGCTGTCTATACGCATGCATGTGGGTTTGTGAGGTTAGATGAGGAATTGAGACTTAAAAaaatctggtttggaagaattgGAGCTGCCGAAAGTTTAAGCTGGAATTTGTAACTCTAATTAGCTAATCTGTGATAATCTGAGTCTAGATGCACATTTAATCAACTAAAACCTGGATGATCAGGATTTGCATGAAGGTAGTTAACCTTGATTAAgtcagaaaattgaaaagatacAAAATCAGGTTGCATGCAAGCCAACCGGGAGCAGGATTGTTTGAAATTCTGGTTGAGTAATGTTTTGATGTTGTCCGAATTTGCTTATGGATCAAAATTGATAGATAGTTTCTTATTTGATGTTACATGTAAGCTACGTGGTCTGAATTTTGATTGCATGGCTGGAAATGTTATTGGAAGTTGCTGGATTGCTAAatcaattttccagcttagccgatggagctgttttggaaattgcatgggtattttagcatgaaatttgctggaaagtggttgattttcacttggttaggtgtttgactaattaaaattagatgattaagctttgcaggAAGTTTATTGGTTCGGCtaagcaagaaaaaaatgaaatagtgagcggctacatgcaagttcatccaagaatggtgaacagaatttctggatttgtggatgtttatagtaGCTGTCCGAATttgatctgaactagaaatgatagtaatttcattaagtagccttgcatgttagttttgggtacttaacacaatgattcaaccgaggtaaattcggattcatgcccaagcacttgctggaaaatgcatttcaacttgccaaatcagttttatatgttccagatttttcaacttgctgaacgtattttatttgtgtttgcactggattttgctcagtttttctttctatttgtttggatgatggcttgctgcctagtttaaagccttgtgtttggatttgattgtgtttgaaagctggattttgtaaagtgccgaattgcagaaagtttgctgcgttttttttctatttcattcttttgctgtttagttttctttctacctttgaTGATTAGCTCCTTCGTTGTTCTTGTTGGTTTGGAGTTAAGTTAAGCAGCTTGTTAATTAGTTAGAGTTAAGATGTTGTTTtgagaaatatctaatcaaagctttgTATTTGAATTATAAATCTGGTTTGCACGattgaaatggaaagaaaagctGCGGCTGGAAAAATATGCTGAATGCATGAGCTGCCTTCTGTCTTTGCATcagttttcttctatatttgagTTTGTTTGAATTCTGAATGTGTGTGTTATGATGTTTAGATTAACTttgaatgtttggttgaaagatttttgatcaaaatgagtGTTGAGGTTGATATCTGTTCGTGAGAATGCAAGTTGCGATGGTTTCTTGGCTGCAGAAATATTTGTTTTGGTTGCAGAATGTTtgctcacgtagcttgcatgaacctgcatggaaattgtttcaaaattgcctttgaaccccccaagtcccccctagctcactatggcccaagtaaTTTGAATACTTAATCAATT
Above is a genomic segment from Coffea eugenioides isolate CCC68of chromosome 5, Ceug_1.0, whole genome shotgun sequence containing:
- the LOC113771133 gene encoding uncharacterized protein LOC113771133, whose protein sequence is MTEDEIIRTFIKAHDPPYFEEIFRMTGCSFAAIVNKLEEFDDFVRAGKIVNVSALKSQLDALQGQGSNVKKPPFKKKEGDATFLKAAGKIGTVPPPTYPYGMPAWYNPQAVCTYHSGAPGHSTLDCKALKHKIQDMVEAGKIVIRRREAQGPNVNRNPLPEHANIVGVILDDTEYMEQVKVLAREAEVFGVIDQPFIIELPFEKDGSPFILDFTPAENEALEPVVIEFPKQEPVLSLQQVPWNYDESDVQIGEKSIAKKEVSVVTRSGKIASPFENAGPIRANNSEPPVKPTITEKEALDFLKRLQRSEYNVIEKLSKSPAQISMLDLLFSSDVHRDALIEVLTKAQIPRDISVDNFSHVVGSVLFTKQITFSDDELPAEGIGHNKALYIVVRCNGKRLPKVDYRDLNKASPKDDFPLPNIHILLDNTAGHEIESFCDCFAGYHQILMAEEDREKTAFITPWGTFCYRVMPFGLKNAGATYQRTMTTLFHDMIHREMEVYVDDIIIKSKRAEDHLVDLKKLFERLRKYNLKLNPAKCAFGAPAGKLLGFIVSKKGIEIDPAKIKAIRDMPVPKTQKDVKSFLGKINFIGRFIGQLTATCEPLFKLLRKNVPLYWNEECQQAFDKIKDYLLHPPVLVPPKPGRPLIMYLSVLDGAVGCVLGQHDESGRKEQAIYYLSKKFTQYEANYSFIEKSCCALAWAAQKLRHYLLSHTTYLISRSDPLKYLLEKPMLTGRLAKWQIILSEFDIVFTSQKAVKGQVIADHLAENPRDDDYQPLRTYFPDERVLFVSAADDISEQSPEWRLFFDGASNSLGVGIGAVLVSPEGKHYPAAAKLQFACTNNMAEYEACIFGLKMALEMEIKELIAFSDSDLLVNQTLKQWITKDSKILPYHCSLLTLAKQFQNLEFRHLPRARNAFADALATLASMIQYPDELKIEPIQVQLQDKPAHCWVANESFDNVPWYSDLKEFLKTGSYPLHAGTKDKNFLRRMASKFFLNGEVLYKRTSDLNLLRCIDEDEAQYMMKEVHSGVCGPHMNGHLLAKKIMRTGYFWLTMEHDCIDFVRRCIKCQMHGDIIRAPPTELHSMTAPWPCSMWGMDVIGTIDPPASNGHRFILVAIEYFTKWVEAESFKHVTKKVVANFLRDHIICRFGVPETLITDNAKNLNNDMVDGLCEQFKIKHRNSAIYRPQMNGAVEAANKNLKKIIRKMTEKHRDWHEKLPYALMAYRTSIRTSTGATPYSLMYGMEAVLPAEVEIPSLRILMEAKLEEADWIKQRHEQLTLIDERRFNAICHGQCYQKRVARAYNKKVHRRAFEEGDKVLKRILSMQDEAKGKFAPNWQGPFIVQKVLPGGALILAEMDGRAFPQPINSDMCKKFFI